The Nitrospira sp. genome window below encodes:
- a CDS encoding pentapeptide repeat-containing protein, whose translation MTHFSVSTAFVGTILLVGLTASGAGPAGTSPSPAASPESSICKGPYKKKSVPAKILQALVRAHERWVEYRDNQDAKRVELCQADLSRAALEGANLERADLEGAVLRQTKLSQVNLSKASLARTDFTKSVLIDSNLSGADLRHARLTGANLARAVGDEAALFGAVLIDAKLNSSSFERAQLQGADLTSADLTGSNFAEAYLYGATMKGAVLVNADLTSADLRRTILTNANFYRANLQGTLLDRAQLEAARLIEADLESAYLDEANLRSANLKKAILRGADLRYADLTSADLHDADLEGANLEEAALVKVDLHSSNLRMAILYHAVLDEADFLDANLNRAVLIGTKGLRVNFMNADLNEMYAPKSSLTHAQFNRANLESSNFVGADLRGSNFGHADMTHANLQETNLQEANLQHASLAGADLSGARLDSANLHRTNFKGAMLSSVIGLVQTQLNAACVDDKTTLPPDLSRPAPCSPVKKRAKP comes from the coding sequence ATGACGCACTTCTCTGTATCGACCGCCTTCGTCGGAACTATCCTCCTCGTCGGACTCACCGCCTCAGGGGCCGGACCGGCCGGCACATCCCCTTCCCCTGCGGCATCGCCCGAGTCTTCTATCTGCAAGGGCCCTTATAAGAAAAAGTCTGTCCCGGCCAAAATATTGCAAGCTCTCGTGCGCGCACATGAACGATGGGTGGAGTATCGGGACAACCAGGATGCCAAGCGCGTTGAGCTCTGCCAAGCGGATCTGAGCCGGGCAGCATTGGAGGGGGCGAATCTCGAACGGGCCGACCTCGAAGGCGCCGTCCTGCGTCAGACGAAGCTGTCTCAGGTCAACCTCTCCAAAGCCAGCCTTGCTCGAACCGACTTCACCAAATCCGTTCTCATAGACAGTAATCTCTCTGGAGCAGATCTGCGCCATGCCCGGCTCACCGGGGCGAATCTCGCACGCGCGGTCGGTGATGAAGCTGCTCTCTTTGGCGCCGTCCTGATCGACGCCAAGTTGAATAGCTCCTCGTTCGAGCGGGCACAATTGCAAGGCGCCGATCTCACCTCTGCCGATTTGACCGGCAGCAACTTCGCCGAGGCATATTTGTACGGAGCCACGATGAAAGGCGCGGTCCTGGTGAATGCTGACCTGACAAGCGCCGACCTGCGTCGCACCATCCTGACCAACGCAAATTTCTATCGCGCCAACCTTCAGGGCACACTACTGGACCGCGCGCAACTGGAAGCAGCCCGTCTGATTGAAGCCGACTTGGAAAGCGCCTATCTGGACGAAGCGAATTTGCGCAGTGCAAATCTTAAGAAAGCGATTCTTCGCGGCGCTGATCTCCGGTATGCGGATCTAACCAGCGCAGATCTGCATGACGCCGACCTGGAAGGAGCCAACCTGGAGGAGGCCGCTCTGGTCAAGGTGGATTTGCACTCGTCGAATCTCCGAATGGCGATTCTTTATCATGCCGTCCTCGATGAAGCGGATTTTCTGGACGCGAATCTCAACCGTGCGGTCCTTATCGGGACCAAGGGATTGCGCGTCAACTTCATGAACGCTGATCTGAACGAAATGTACGCTCCGAAATCCTCCCTGACTCACGCACAATTCAACAGAGCCAATCTGGAATCGTCGAATTTCGTCGGTGCGGACCTCCGCGGGTCGAACTTCGGCCATGCCGACATGACCCATGCCAATCTTCAGGAAACCAATCTTCAAGAGGCCAACCTTCAACACGCCTCCCTAGCCGGCGCCGATTTGAGCGGTGCTCGGCTGGACTCGGCGAATTTGCATCGCACGAACTTCAAGGGCGCCATGCTCTCGTCGGTCATCGGTCTTGTGCAGACACAGCTCAACGCCGCCTGCGTCGATGACAAGACCACATTGCCGCCTGATCTCAGCCGTCCTGCTCCCTGCAGTCCTGTCAAGAAACGGGCTAAGCCATGA
- a CDS encoding nicotinate phosphoribosyltransferase — translation MNPSSSALLTDLYQLMMAQAYLKQGMDEPAVFEFFVRKLPAHRNFLIAAGLEQVLDYLSELRFSREELAWLDQSGKFSSQLLEYLERLRFTGDVEAMPEGTIFFPHEPILRIVAPLPQAQLVESRVMNFLNFQTMVASKAARSVLVARGRPLIDFGLRRAHGAEAGLFAARASYLAGFAGTATVLAGMAYQIPLYGTMAHSFVQAHEDEIVAFEHFAEVQPDNVVFLIDSYDTEAAAAKVVSLARTLQAQGITIKGVRLDSGDLAEHARQVRFILDEGGLLHAQILASGNLDEYRVKALVESAAPIDSFAVGTAMTTSSDASSLDCAYKLQEYAGRPCRKRSEGKATWPGRKQVYRYLADDEYLSHDIVTTHNDQLPGEPLLDLVMKNGRRLAHSPGLAELRCHGAAQLGQLPEALRALETVPAYDVRISLALRSLAQTVDCRL, via the coding sequence ATGAATCCTTCGAGCAGCGCTCTGCTGACAGACCTGTATCAACTCATGATGGCCCAGGCCTACCTGAAACAGGGGATGGACGAGCCGGCCGTGTTCGAATTCTTTGTCCGCAAGCTGCCCGCCCATCGAAACTTCTTAATCGCAGCCGGCCTCGAACAGGTGCTGGACTATCTCTCGGAGTTGCGCTTTTCTCGGGAAGAACTGGCCTGGCTGGATCAATCGGGGAAGTTCAGTTCGCAGCTCCTCGAGTATTTGGAAAGGCTGCGGTTCACCGGGGATGTGGAGGCAATGCCCGAAGGAACGATTTTCTTTCCTCACGAACCGATCCTCCGAATCGTTGCGCCGCTTCCTCAGGCCCAGCTCGTTGAAAGCCGCGTGATGAACTTCCTGAACTTCCAGACCATGGTGGCCTCCAAAGCAGCGCGTTCTGTGCTGGTCGCAAGAGGGAGGCCGCTCATCGATTTTGGGCTCCGTCGTGCGCACGGTGCCGAGGCCGGTCTCTTCGCCGCACGCGCGAGCTATCTGGCCGGTTTCGCAGGAACCGCCACCGTGCTGGCCGGTATGGCCTATCAAATTCCCCTGTACGGCACCATGGCCCATTCCTTCGTGCAAGCCCACGAGGATGAAATCGTTGCCTTTGAACATTTCGCCGAAGTCCAACCGGATAACGTCGTCTTCTTGATCGACAGCTACGACACGGAAGCGGCCGCCGCCAAAGTCGTGTCGTTGGCCCGAACGCTTCAGGCTCAGGGCATCACCATCAAAGGAGTACGGTTAGACAGCGGTGATCTGGCCGAACATGCTCGACAGGTTCGATTCATTCTTGATGAAGGAGGCTTGCTTCATGCACAGATTCTCGCAAGCGGCAACCTTGACGAATATCGTGTGAAAGCCCTGGTCGAGAGCGCCGCCCCAATCGACAGTTTCGCTGTCGGCACAGCCATGACGACCTCCTCTGACGCGTCTTCGCTGGACTGCGCCTATAAACTCCAAGAATATGCCGGTCGTCCCTGTCGAAAGCGATCCGAAGGTAAAGCCACTTGGCCCGGCCGCAAACAAGTCTATCGGTATCTTGCGGACGACGAGTATTTGAGCCACGATATCGTCACAACGCACAACGATCAATTGCCTGGGGAACCGTTGCTTGACCTTGTCATGAAGAATGGCCGCCGCCTTGCTCACTCACCCGGCTTGGCCGAACTGCGATGCCATGGCGCTGCGCAGTTGGGACAACTTCCCGAAGCCTTGCGTGCGCTTGAGACGGTGCCGGCCTATGACGTTCGGATTTCCTTGGCTTTGCGAAGCCTAGCCCAGACAGTCGACTGCAGACTCTAA
- a CDS encoding isochorismatase family protein, translated as MIALTPHDALLIIDIQNDFLPGGALGVSGGDHILPILQNYLQQFQRHGLPIVLTRDWHPPNHCSFKPQGGPWPVHCVAGSPGALPPSSFVTPPSTHVIYKAFNQDQDAYSGFEGTTLDQHLRGLTVQRLFIGGLATDYCVLNSVKDARMLGYDVCLLVDGIKAVNLQPEYGRRAEDEMIRLGAVPVHWEMLGT; from the coding sequence ATGATTGCGCTCACACCCCATGATGCATTGCTCATCATAGATATTCAGAACGATTTCCTGCCAGGTGGGGCACTCGGCGTGAGCGGTGGCGATCACATTCTTCCCATCTTGCAGAACTATCTTCAGCAGTTCCAGCGTCACGGTCTTCCCATCGTTCTGACACGCGATTGGCACCCACCCAACCATTGCTCGTTCAAGCCCCAAGGAGGTCCCTGGCCTGTGCATTGTGTCGCGGGTTCACCAGGCGCTCTACCGCCATCGTCGTTTGTTACACCCCCATCGACGCACGTCATTTACAAGGCCTTCAATCAAGATCAAGACGCCTATTCGGGCTTCGAAGGCACTACGCTCGATCAACATTTGCGAGGCCTGACTGTGCAGCGTCTCTTCATCGGTGGGTTGGCGACCGATTACTGTGTGCTGAATTCAGTCAAGGATGCCCGTATGCTGGGCTATGACGTCTGTTTGTTGGTGGACGGTATCAAAGCCGTCAATCTTCAGCCCGAGTATGGTCGCCGCGCCGAAGACGAGATGATCCGCCTGGGAGCCGTCCCTGTTCATTGGGAGATGCTGGGAACATGA
- a CDS encoding universal stress protein, whose protein sequence is MKILLTVDGSDHSYEAVRSLKYLSRAEELHIVHVLDVHSPAYPMMMPEVAQELYETVERTMHDDGTRLLDRIVSLLPLDVGPVTKHLVVGSPADQIVALAEQLKVGLILLGTRGLGPIKERLIGSVSHRVLTFGPGVKLILPGPLKTLHDVLLPLQGTYDADHALAFLQQKPFRDPPTITLFTVLPHTRPPWPVDAVSAEQMETHSLGKAKDFLDEIAVKLKLYGCQTRVATVLGTPVEGIIQEAKTSHPDLILMGSRGRRGITRMVLGSVSHALLHQGIYPLMIFG, encoded by the coding sequence ATGAAAATTTTGCTTACTGTCGACGGTTCTGATCATTCGTATGAGGCGGTCCGGTCCCTTAAGTACCTGTCTCGCGCCGAGGAACTTCACATTGTGCATGTGCTGGATGTCCATAGCCCGGCTTACCCCATGATGATGCCTGAAGTGGCGCAGGAACTGTACGAGACGGTCGAGCGAACCATGCACGACGATGGGACTCGCTTGTTGGATCGCATTGTGTCGTTGCTTCCATTGGATGTCGGACCGGTCACAAAACATCTGGTCGTTGGATCTCCAGCAGATCAGATCGTGGCCTTGGCAGAACAACTCAAGGTCGGGCTGATTCTCTTGGGTACCCGAGGGCTTGGACCGATCAAGGAACGGCTCATCGGAAGCGTCTCCCATCGAGTGCTGACCTTCGGGCCTGGTGTAAAACTGATTCTTCCCGGTCCCTTGAAAACGCTTCATGACGTATTGCTTCCCTTACAAGGAACCTATGATGCAGACCACGCGCTCGCCTTCCTTCAACAGAAGCCCTTTCGTGATCCCCCCACGATTACTTTGTTCACCGTCCTTCCCCACACTAGACCTCCCTGGCCGGTGGATGCTGTCTCGGCCGAGCAGATGGAAACCCATTCCCTCGGCAAAGCGAAGGACTTCCTCGACGAGATAGCCGTCAAGCTTAAATTATATGGCTGCCAAACCCGCGTGGCGACTGTGTTGGGTACCCCCGTTGAGGGAATCATTCAAGAAGCCAAGACCTCCCATCCGGATCTCATCCTGATGGGATCTCGTGGACGTCGCGGCATCACCCGCATGGTGCTCGGCAGTGTTTCACACGCTCTGCTGCACCAGGGAATCTATCCACTCATGATTTTTGGCTGA
- a CDS encoding universal stress protein produces the protein MGRDRDLFKAILVPVDFSPCSDEAFRVACQVARLSGATLLVLHVIDTSALAAFNRLGLLAVPSDSVLQRRRLRHHARLKVRQLLESKVAADVKITRLIVEGAPFVEIAKIARTKNIDLVVMGSYGGRSGSVDKIFFGSTAEKVVRTAGCPVLTVPFTTPASQHKSTG, from the coding sequence ATGGGACGGGATAGGGATCTCTTCAAGGCCATCCTGGTTCCAGTGGATTTCTCTCCCTGTTCGGATGAGGCATTCAGGGTTGCCTGTCAGGTCGCCCGGCTGAGCGGGGCGACGCTGCTCGTCCTGCACGTGATCGACACCAGCGCCCTTGCCGCGTTCAATCGGTTGGGTTTGCTGGCCGTTCCCTCCGATTCCGTGCTACAGCGCCGCCGCTTACGCCATCATGCCCGCTTAAAAGTGAGGCAATTGTTGGAGTCGAAAGTAGCCGCGGATGTGAAGATCACACGCCTGATCGTGGAGGGGGCGCCCTTCGTCGAGATCGCCAAAATTGCACGCACCAAGAATATCGACCTGGTTGTGATGGGGAGCTACGGCGGACGGTCCGGCAGTGTGGACAAGATTTTCTTCGGAAGTACGGCGGAAAAAGTCGTTCGCACGGCGGGCTGCCCCGTGCTGACCGTGCCGTTTACCACCCCCGCATCACAACACAAATCGACAGGCTAA
- a CDS encoding universal stress protein, producing the protein MTRGGLRILLATDGSPESAAAETYVCGLAQAWGASLTVMSVLEFPPGMDPDYAVNRLYLDELMKEATTKLTDLKVRVVALGIPVQSYVATGIPSEEVSAAARSEEAELIVVGTRGKTGLEHVLLGSTAERVIRMAPCPVLTVPMVKQRADGSWSSEKPNCPPERVLVPVDFSACALDALEYGALVAQRSQASITLLHVLEPVSYGLDFTLPRVTKREQVRTELTKRLSNLRSAITSVGIPSDFVSSGGLPADSILDTARSRSVDLIIMGTHGRRGLSHTLFGNVAESVLRRSSCPVLTVRSPKFRPGHRRVFSSQLIPASH; encoded by the coding sequence GTGACAAGAGGGGGACTGAGAATTCTCCTTGCGACCGACGGATCGCCTGAATCGGCGGCAGCGGAAACCTATGTCTGTGGGCTGGCTCAGGCATGGGGAGCCTCCTTGACTGTGATGAGCGTGCTGGAATTTCCTCCTGGGATGGACCCCGACTACGCGGTGAATCGACTGTACCTGGATGAATTGATGAAAGAAGCCACGACGAAATTAACGGATCTCAAGGTGCGGGTGGTTGCGCTTGGCATTCCCGTACAATCGTATGTTGCAACTGGAATCCCGAGTGAGGAAGTGTCAGCCGCCGCGCGAAGCGAAGAGGCCGAATTGATTGTCGTCGGAACCAGAGGGAAGACCGGTCTCGAACACGTCTTGCTGGGAAGTACGGCTGAGCGAGTCATTCGAATGGCGCCCTGCCCAGTCCTCACCGTGCCGATGGTCAAACAACGGGCGGATGGAAGTTGGAGCAGCGAAAAACCGAACTGCCCACCGGAGCGAGTGCTGGTGCCGGTCGATTTTTCAGCTTGTGCACTCGATGCCCTGGAGTATGGGGCATTGGTTGCCCAACGATCACAGGCTTCCATCACACTTCTTCATGTACTGGAGCCGGTGTCGTACGGGTTAGATTTCACGCTCCCTCGGGTGACGAAGCGGGAACAGGTTCGAACAGAACTGACCAAGCGGCTGTCCAATCTCAGATCGGCGATCACCTCGGTCGGCATCCCGTCCGACTTCGTCAGTTCCGGTGGGCTGCCGGCCGATTCTATCCTCGATACGGCTCGATCCCGGTCTGTTGATTTGATTATAATGGGGACCCATGGCCGCCGCGGCTTGTCGCACACACTATTCGGCAATGTCGCGGAATCAGTCCTGCGCAGATCATCATGCCCTGTTCTGACGGTCCGCAGTCCGAAGTTCCGCCCAGGCCATCGTCGTGTGTTTTCAAGCCAACTCATTCCAGCAAGCCATTAA
- a CDS encoding DUF2934 domain-containing protein, with product MRRTTKKPGNVKAKASSEPGTDQRTIESSDGMWERVSRKAYELWEQRGRREGSAIRDWLEAEEIVLGEIHEARG from the coding sequence ATGCGAAGGACCACGAAGAAACCCGGCAACGTGAAGGCCAAAGCCTCTTCTGAACCTGGCACAGACCAGCGGACCATCGAATCGTCGGATGGAATGTGGGAACGGGTATCGCGGAAAGCGTACGAGCTCTGGGAACAGCGCGGTCGTCGCGAGGGCAGCGCGATTCGAGATTGGCTCGAGGCGGAAGAAATCGTCCTGGGAGAAATTCATGAAGCACGCGGGTGA
- the pfp gene encoding diphosphate--fructose-6-phosphate 1-phosphotransferase, with translation MMEQRTMVGILVGGGPAPGINSVISAATIRSILGGSDVLGIIDGFKWLMEGSNGQVRPLSVEEVSRIHFQGGSYLGTSRANPTRGEESLNNVLFALSSLGVTRLITIGGDDTAFSAMKLEERAGGRLQVVHVPKTIDNDLDLPHGIPTFGFQTARHVGVEIVKNLMVDARTTTRWYVVVTMGRKAGHLALGIGKAAGATLTIIPEEFHERPVKLQRVVDRLIGAIIKQLEQGRTDGVAVLAEGLIEILDARDLGGLERVERDEHGNLRLSDVDVGDVLRRELTKQLHQLGLAIPIVAKNVGYELRCADPIPYDIEYTRDLGYCAAQYLLDGGTSTMVSIQNGRFTPIPFRQMADAATGRTKVRMVDIESESFKIARQYMIRLTEDDMKNPDALGRYAALASLSVEAFRERFSIVL, from the coding sequence ATGATGGAGCAACGAACGATGGTCGGCATTCTCGTCGGTGGCGGGCCGGCTCCCGGGATCAATAGCGTGATCAGCGCGGCCACGATCCGCAGTATTCTCGGCGGCTCGGACGTGCTGGGGATCATCGATGGGTTCAAATGGCTCATGGAGGGAAGCAATGGTCAAGTCCGACCACTTTCGGTCGAGGAGGTGAGTCGGATCCATTTTCAGGGTGGCTCGTATCTGGGCACGTCACGTGCCAACCCAACCAGAGGCGAAGAGTCTCTCAACAACGTGTTGTTTGCACTGTCCAGTCTCGGTGTCACTCGCTTAATCACGATCGGGGGGGATGACACCGCATTTTCGGCGATGAAGCTGGAGGAACGAGCCGGCGGCCGCCTTCAAGTGGTTCACGTTCCCAAGACCATCGACAATGATCTCGACCTTCCTCATGGTATCCCGACTTTCGGGTTTCAAACGGCCCGTCACGTCGGAGTCGAAATCGTGAAAAATCTGATGGTGGACGCCCGCACCACAACACGTTGGTATGTGGTCGTGACGATGGGACGCAAGGCCGGCCATCTCGCTTTGGGTATCGGAAAGGCGGCCGGTGCGACTCTGACGATCATTCCAGAGGAGTTTCACGAGCGGCCGGTCAAATTGCAACGGGTCGTCGATCGTTTAATCGGGGCCATAATTAAACAGCTGGAACAGGGTCGAACCGACGGTGTTGCGGTACTGGCCGAAGGGCTGATCGAGATTCTCGATGCTCGTGACCTTGGTGGACTGGAGCGGGTCGAAAGAGACGAGCACGGTAACCTACGATTGAGCGACGTGGATGTCGGCGACGTGTTGCGGCGTGAACTGACGAAGCAACTTCACCAATTGGGACTTGCTATCCCTATCGTGGCAAAGAACGTGGGCTATGAGCTCCGTTGCGCCGATCCGATTCCCTACGACATCGAGTACACGCGAGACCTCGGCTATTGCGCCGCTCAGTATCTGCTCGACGGCGGGACGTCGACCATGGTCTCGATTCAAAACGGACGGTTCACCCCGATTCCGTTTAGGCAGATGGCGGATGCGGCAACCGGACGGACCAAGGTGAGGATGGTGGACATCGAGTCCGAGTCCTTCAAAATTGCCAGACAATACATGATTCGGCTGACTGAGGACGACATGAAGAATCCGGATGCGTTGGGCCGCTATGCCGCCTTGGCAAGCCTGTCCGTAGAAGCGTTTCGAGAACGGTTCAGCATAGTTCTCTGA
- a CDS encoding universal stress protein, producing MKILAATDGSKYGRWAIEWLAEMPFSVKPVVRVLHVVDVASVRAPFMIQPVIIGTERYIQSEVKRMETAAKSTKKESEGLLSRLGLSGTVTTDQGGVATTIMKHAQRGVGLLSIGSRGLDALDRFMLGSISNHAIHHAPCSVLVVKESPRPLRHVVLGIDGSAASDKAVKFLMRHVNPILDGPDQEPLMVTVTHTVPSFKYPEVKEIGRKLVQRYGDKLAKSGFQVREALRLGKPSDEILTVAKQDKVDLIVTGAKGLGAIRRVLLGSVSTRVVQHAHCGVLVVR from the coding sequence ATGAAGATTCTTGCGGCAACCGATGGATCGAAATACGGCCGGTGGGCGATTGAATGGTTGGCGGAGATGCCGTTCAGTGTGAAGCCGGTTGTTCGCGTGCTGCACGTCGTCGACGTGGCGAGCGTTCGGGCTCCCTTCATGATCCAACCGGTGATCATCGGCACCGAACGGTACATTCAGTCCGAAGTGAAGCGTATGGAAACAGCGGCCAAGTCCACAAAAAAAGAATCAGAGGGCTTGTTGTCGAGGCTCGGTTTGAGCGGAACCGTAACGACCGACCAAGGCGGTGTGGCAACCACGATCATGAAGCATGCGCAACGCGGCGTAGGACTCCTGTCGATAGGATCCCGAGGCTTGGATGCCTTGGATCGCTTCATGTTGGGCAGCATCTCAAACCATGCCATCCACCATGCCCCTTGCTCCGTCCTGGTCGTGAAGGAGAGCCCTCGGCCGCTCAGGCATGTGGTGTTGGGGATCGATGGGTCGGCAGCATCGGATAAAGCGGTTAAGTTCCTGATGCGCCATGTCAATCCGATCCTAGATGGTCCGGACCAGGAACCACTCATGGTGACAGTAACGCATACGGTGCCCTCCTTCAAGTATCCGGAGGTCAAAGAGATCGGGAGAAAACTGGTACAGCGTTATGGTGATAAGCTCGCGAAATCGGGCTTCCAGGTACGTGAGGCCTTGAGGTTGGGGAAGCCGTCCGACGAGATTCTGACCGTGGCCAAACAGGATAAGGTGGACCTGATCGTGACTGGAGCGAAGGGGTTGGGCGCGATCCGCCGCGTCCTGCTCGGCAGCGTCTCCACCCGTGTGGTGCAACATGCCCACTGCGGGGTGCTCGTGGTCCGCTGA